A DNA window from Carnobacterium funditum DSM 5970 contains the following coding sequences:
- a CDS encoding helix-turn-helix domain-containing protein, producing MAIIVNIDVMLAKRKMSVTELAEKVGITIANISILKNGKAKAAKFSTLEKICEVLDCQPGDILEYKKNSF from the coding sequence ATGGCCATCATAGTAAACATAGATGTAATGTTAGCTAAAAGAAAAATGAGTGTGACAGAATTAGCTGAGAAAGTTGGAATTACAATAGCAAATATCTCTATTTTAAAAAATGGAAAAGCAAAAGCTGCTAAGTTTTCAACTTTAGAAAAAATATGTGAAGTTTTAGACTGTCAACCGGGTGATATTTTGGAATATAAAAAAAACTCATTTTAG
- a CDS encoding DUF2975 domain-containing protein, which translates to MRQKELSVWLKLIIIFCGLFVLFFNIYIGLETGKVLMQSSANLKTLYTPFVAFIWVTTVPFFIALFLGWSICTDISFDQAFTAKNAERLKIISFLSMIEGILYTSALFFIFKFETYSINSLIILVIILFFSVIISVFTSMLSHLVRNASEIKQDNDLTI; encoded by the coding sequence ATGAGGCAGAAAGAACTATCAGTATGGTTAAAATTAATCATTATTTTTTGTGGATTATTCGTCCTTTTTTTTAATATTTATATTGGCCTTGAAACTGGAAAAGTTCTTATGCAAAGTTCAGCAAACCTTAAAACACTTTATACTCCATTTGTTGCATTCATTTGGGTTACGACTGTTCCTTTTTTTATCGCTCTATTTTTAGGTTGGTCTATATGTACAGATATTAGCTTTGATCAAGCTTTTACCGCTAAAAATGCAGAACGATTAAAGATAATAAGTTTTTTATCAATGATTGAAGGTATTTTATATACTAGTGCACTTTTTTTTATTTTTAAATTTGAAACTTATTCCATCAATAGTTTAATCATCTTAGTCATAATTTTATTTTTCTCAGTAATTATTTCTGTATTCACTTCCATGCTTTCTCATTTAGTTAGAAATGCTAGTGAAATAAAACAAGATAACGACTTAACGATTTGA
- a CDS encoding bacteriorhodopsin, whose product MNDFVIQIHWFYVMVMLVGALYFYSQSRNPKGVPKYEYMIAIFIPVWSALAYFSIAIGQGSLETSERTVYFARYLDWVFTTPLLLVALALTAMYYTKKNISIILSLVFLDVIMIVSGLIASFSENAVKYIWYSIGVAALIIIFYIVWVPLMNIAKESDLKLYNHYKNAALYLSLFWIGYPTVWLLGPSGLGIVSEFIDILAFILLPIFSKVGFSVLDLKGLRNLKQQNSK is encoded by the coding sequence ATGAATGATTTTGTTATACAAATCCATTGGTTTTATGTCATGGTAATGCTCGTAGGGGCTCTTTATTTTTATAGTCAAAGTAGAAATCCTAAAGGTGTTCCAAAATACGAATACATGATTGCAATTTTCATACCAGTATGGTCAGCACTAGCTTATTTTTCTATTGCTATAGGACAAGGATCTTTAGAGACGTCTGAAAGAACGGTCTATTTTGCAAGGTATTTAGATTGGGTATTTACAACACCCCTACTACTTGTAGCGTTGGCGCTTACAGCAATGTACTACACAAAAAAGAATATTTCTATTATCTTGTCTCTTGTATTTTTGGATGTAATCATGATAGTTTCTGGGCTGATAGCAAGTTTTTCAGAGAACGCTGTGAAATATATCTGGTATTCTATTGGAGTAGCCGCTTTAATCATCATTTTTTATATTGTGTGGGTACCTTTAATGAATATTGCAAAGGAAAGTGATTTAAAGCTCTACAATCACTATAAAAACGCAGCATTGTATTTATCTCTTTTCTGGATTGGCTATCCAACAGTGTGGTTACTTGGTCCCTCTGGGTTAGGGATAGTATCAGAATTTATAGATATTCTAGCTTTTATACTTTTACCTATTTTTTCTAAAGTGGGTTTCAGTGTCTTAGATCTCAAAGGTCTACGAAATCTTAAACAACAAAATAGTAAATAA
- a CDS encoding IS30 family transposase encodes MTYTHITMDELVMIEAYYHRGIPVAKIAAYLNRTRTPINNVIRFFRAGHTAFEYYLRYKKNKKQCGREKVVLPEEQHLYIKEKVAEGWTPDVIIGRKEMTIDCSVRTLYRQFKEKTFDEATLPMKGKRKPNGHQERRGRQAYKRNISERIIDYPTFKEEFGPIEGDTIVGVRHKSAVITLVEILSKAIITLKPKGRKACDIESAMNQWFQSIPKKLFKSITFDCGKEFSNWKSLCNQHDVAIYFADPGTPSQRALNENSNGLLRKDGLPKEMDFNEVDQAFVSSVAHKRNIIPRKSLNYQTPLEVFMSYMDEDILYSLI; translated from the coding sequence ATGACCTATACCCATATTACCATGGATGAACTAGTGATGATAGAAGCTTATTACCATCGAGGTATTCCAGTTGCTAAAATAGCTGCTTACTTGAATCGTACTCGAACACCGATTAATAATGTTATCAGGTTCTTCAGAGCAGGACATACAGCTTTTGAGTATTACCTACGGTATAAGAAAAACAAGAAGCAGTGTGGACGCGAAAAAGTCGTTTTACCAGAAGAACAACATCTTTATATCAAGGAAAAAGTAGCTGAAGGCTGGACGCCTGATGTCATTATTGGCCGTAAAGAAATGACAATAGACTGTTCCGTACGAACACTTTATAGACAATTTAAAGAAAAAACATTCGATGAAGCTACCCTTCCAATGAAAGGGAAAAGAAAGCCTAACGGACATCAAGAACGTAGAGGTAGACAAGCTTATAAACGAAATATCTCTGAAAGAATAATAGATTATCCAACATTTAAAGAAGAATTTGGTCCTATCGAAGGAGATACCATCGTAGGTGTCCGCCACAAAAGTGCGGTCATTACTCTAGTAGAGATTTTATCGAAAGCTATCATTACCTTAAAGCCCAAAGGGCGTAAAGCCTGCGACATTGAGAGTGCTATGAATCAATGGTTCCAATCCATACCAAAAAAATTATTCAAATCAATTACTTTTGATTGCGGTAAGGAGTTCTCCAACTGGAAATCTTTGTGCAACCAGCATGATGTCGCTATCTACTTCGCTGACCCTGGAACGCCTTCACAACGAGCTTTAAACGAGAATTCTAATGGGCTTCTTCGAAAAGATGGATTGCCAAAAGAAATGGATTTCAACGAAGTTGATCAGGCTTTCGTATCGTCTGTTGCACACAAACGGAATATAATTCCAAGAAAGTCATTAAATTACCAAACACCGCTGGAAGTTTTTATGAGTTACATGGATGAAGATATTTTGTATAGCTTAATTTGA
- a CDS encoding mannitol-1-phosphate 5-dehydrogenase, whose translation MRAIHFGGGNIGRGFIGEVLYENGFDITFVDVNAEIINALNQYKEYTIELAEENKKQILVKNVSGINNGTHPELVVEAFKEASIITTAIGPNILPFIAPLIAKGIQKRKEINSTQKIDVIACENMIGGSDFLKNEVIKHLSDEDINYVDSYIGFPNAAVDRIVPLQTHEDKLFVSVEPYKEWVIDEQVLKNKELKLDGAHYAKELEPYIERKLFTVNTGHATTAYTGKYAGHTTIDGALKDETVKEQVKQVLGETGALMIEKWGFDAIEHQAYIKKILSRFMNPYISDDITRVARTPMRKLGYDERFIRPIREAHERNLSIDYLVNTVAKILIYHDDKDEESCNLANLLAKKPIEKVIEEVTKLKDNNLIKKIVIEYNKLV comes from the coding sequence ATGCGAGCTATTCATTTTGGTGGAGGAAATATCGGTAGAGGATTTATTGGAGAAGTTTTGTATGAAAATGGATTTGACATTACGTTTGTAGATGTTAATGCAGAAATTATTAATGCATTGAACCAATATAAAGAATATACAATAGAATTAGCTGAAGAGAATAAAAAGCAAATTCTTGTTAAAAACGTCTCAGGTATTAATAATGGAACGCATCCAGAATTAGTAGTAGAAGCTTTTAAAGAAGCATCAATCATTACAACAGCTATTGGTCCAAATATTTTGCCATTTATTGCGCCATTAATAGCTAAGGGAATTCAAAAACGGAAAGAAATTAATTCCACTCAAAAGATAGATGTGATAGCCTGTGAAAATATGATTGGCGGAAGTGACTTCCTTAAAAATGAAGTAATCAAACATCTATCCGATGAAGATATCAATTATGTTGATTCATATATTGGTTTTCCTAATGCAGCTGTCGATCGTATAGTTCCTCTTCAAACACATGAAGATAAACTTTTTGTTTCTGTTGAACCTTATAAAGAATGGGTAATTGATGAGCAAGTATTAAAAAACAAAGAGTTAAAACTAGATGGTGCTCACTATGCAAAAGAACTAGAACCTTATATTGAAAGAAAATTATTTACCGTAAATACAGGACATGCAACAACAGCCTATACTGGCAAGTACGCTGGTCACACAACGATAGATGGTGCTTTAAAAGATGAGACCGTAAAAGAGCAAGTCAAACAAGTATTAGGTGAAACAGGCGCATTGATGATTGAAAAATGGGGTTTTGATGCAATTGAGCACCAAGCTTATATTAAAAAAATATTGTCTCGCTTTATGAACCCATATATTTCAGATGATATTACACGTGTGGCAAGAACACCGATGAGAAAATTAGGCTATGATGAACGATTTATTCGTCCGATTAGAGAAGCACATGAAAGAAACCTTTCTATTGATTATTTGGTTAACACAGTAGCTAAAATATTAATTTACCATGACGATAAAGATGAAGAAAGTTGCAATTTAGCTAATTTATTAGCAAAGAAACCTATTGAGAAAGTAATCGAAGAAGTAACAAAATTAAAAGATAATAATTTGATTAAGAAAATTGTAATAGAATATAATAAGTTAGTTTAA
- a CDS encoding PTS sugar transporter subunit IIA: MEILKKENILINQTASSKQEAIRKAGKVLVDAGYVKEGYIQEMLQREENLTTYMGNFIAIPHGTENSKDMINKSGLSVVQIPGGVNFGTIEDEKIVTVVFGIAGIGDEHLEILSNIAIYCSEIENVVKLADASTEDEILTALKGVE, encoded by the coding sequence GTGGAAATTTTAAAAAAAGAAAATATTTTAATAAACCAAACTGCTTCAAGTAAACAAGAGGCTATTCGCAAAGCAGGTAAAGTTTTAGTTGATGCTGGATATGTTAAAGAAGGCTACATCCAAGAAATGCTACAACGTGAAGAAAACTTAACAACTTATATGGGTAACTTTATTGCTATTCCACATGGAACTGAAAATTCAAAAGATATGATTAATAAATCAGGTCTATCAGTTGTTCAAATTCCAGGTGGAGTAAACTTTGGAACAATAGAAGACGAAAAAATAGTAACTGTTGTTTTTGGGATTGCTGGTATAGGAGATGAACATTTAGAGATTCTTTCAAATATAGCTATTTACTGTTCAGAAATAGAAAATGTAGTCAAACTAGCAGATGCATCAACAGAAGATGAAATCTTAACAGCATTAAAAGGAGTTGAATAA